In Mesorhizobium sp. 113-3-3, a genomic segment contains:
- a CDS encoding acyl-CoA dehydrogenase family protein codes for MADKSFLNWPFFEDRHRELAESLEAWCAKNLPVDHHDVDAACRELVQKLGRDGWLKPTAVDTDNPGPLDVRTLCITRETLARHDGLADFAFAMQGLGTGALSLFGTADQQQWLAKTRAGKAISAFALSEPRSGSDVANTEMTATHDGDSYVLTGEKTWISNGGIADLYIVFARTGEAPGAKGLSAFVVPGDAKGLGIAERLEVIAPHPLARLSFDHVRLPASALIGKPGDGFRIAMSVLDVFRSTVGAAALGFARRALDESISRVAERKLFGAPMAELQMVQGHIADMALDVDAAALLVYRAAWTKDMGAARVTREAAMAKLFATDKAQEVIDRAVQLHGGDGVRKGHIVESLYREIRALRIYEGASDVQKVVIARQVMGAA; via the coding sequence ATGGCTGACAAGAGTTTCCTCAACTGGCCGTTCTTCGAAGACCGCCACCGCGAACTGGCCGAAAGCCTGGAAGCGTGGTGCGCGAAGAACCTCCCCGTCGATCATCACGACGTCGACGCCGCCTGCCGCGAGCTGGTGCAAAAACTTGGCCGAGACGGCTGGCTGAAACCGACGGCTGTCGACACCGACAATCCCGGACCGCTCGATGTGCGTACCTTGTGCATCACGCGCGAGACTCTCGCCAGGCATGACGGGCTCGCCGATTTCGCTTTCGCCATGCAGGGGCTTGGCACCGGCGCGCTCAGCCTGTTCGGCACGGCGGACCAACAGCAATGGCTGGCGAAGACGCGCGCCGGCAAGGCGATCTCGGCCTTTGCCCTGTCGGAGCCGCGCTCCGGTTCGGATGTCGCCAACACCGAGATGACGGCGACCCACGACGGCGACAGCTATGTTCTCACGGGCGAAAAGACCTGGATCTCCAATGGTGGCATCGCCGACCTCTACATCGTTTTTGCCCGCACCGGCGAGGCGCCGGGCGCCAAGGGGCTTTCCGCCTTTGTCGTACCGGGTGACGCCAAGGGCCTCGGCATCGCCGAACGCCTCGAAGTGATCGCGCCGCATCCGCTGGCGAGGCTGTCCTTCGATCATGTCCGTCTGCCTGCCTCGGCACTGATCGGCAAGCCCGGCGACGGTTTTCGTATCGCCATGTCGGTGCTCGACGTGTTCCGCTCGACTGTCGGCGCCGCGGCACTCGGCTTTGCCCGTCGGGCGCTCGATGAAAGCATCAGCAGAGTGGCCGAGCGCAAGCTGTTCGGCGCACCGATGGCCGAGTTGCAGATGGTGCAGGGCCACATCGCCGACATGGCGCTCGACGTCGATGCGGCGGCGCTTCTGGTCTACCGCGCCGCCTGGACCAAGGACATGGGCGCGGCGCGGGTAACGCGCGAGGCGGCGATGGCCAAGCTGTTCGCCACCGACAAGGCGCAGGAGGTGATCGACAGAGCGGTGCAGTTGCATGGCGGCGATGGCGTGCGCAAAGGCCACATCGTCGAAAGCCTGTATCGCGAGATCCGCGCGCTGCGCATCTATGAGGGTGCTTCCGACGTGCAGAAAGTGGTCATCGCGCGGCAAGTGATGGGCGCGGCCTGA
- a CDS encoding bifunctional salicylyl-CoA 5-hydroxylase/oxidoreductase, producing MKVAVLGGGPAGLYFAISMKLRDAGHDVTVFERNRADDTFGWGVVLSAETLENLAKNDPVSAVWIKKHFAYWDDIAVIHDGVRTVSSGHGFCGIGRKRLLILLQRRARELGVKLMFETDIADPRPYMETHDLVVAADGLNSRARNTFVEIFKPDIDTRKCKFVWLGTNQKFDDAFTFIFEKTEHGWVWAHAYQFDSETATFIVECSEQTWAAFGFGAMTQQESIAVCERIFAKHLGGHALMTNANHIRGSAWINFPRVLCERWSYKNLALMGDAAASAHFSIGSGTKLALESAVALAEYVETEPDLDAAFRKYEDARRTEVLKLQSAARNSLEWFEEVERYLGLDPVQFNYSLLTRSQRISHENLRLRDAEWLGGAEEWFQRQAGAGGNRLRRAPMFAPFKLRDMKLNNRVVVSPMAQYKAVDGCPTDWHFTHYAERAKGGAGLVYIEMTCVSPEGRITPGCPGFYAPKHEVAWKRLVDFVHAETEAKICAQIGHSGAKGSTRLGWEGTDVPLASGNWPVMAASAVAWSPQNQVPKAMDRADMDLVRDQFVASAKMADRCGFDMLEIHAAHGYLLSSFITPVTNRRTDEYGGSLENRMRYPLEIFRAVRAAWPVGKPISMRISANDWVGIEGVTPADAVEIARLLHEAGVDICDVSAGQTSALAKPVYGRMFQTPFSDRIRNEVGMATMAVGNIYEPDHVNSILMAGRADLVALARPHLADPYWTLHAAVTLGDRGVKWPDPYLPGRDQIYRLAERDAAAGLKV from the coding sequence ATGAAGGTTGCGGTTCTCGGCGGCGGACCAGCCGGCCTCTACTTTGCCATTTCGATGAAGCTCAGGGACGCCGGCCACGACGTGACGGTGTTCGAGCGCAACCGCGCCGACGACACATTCGGCTGGGGCGTCGTGCTGTCGGCCGAAACGCTGGAGAACCTCGCCAAGAATGATCCGGTCAGCGCCGTCTGGATCAAGAAGCATTTTGCCTATTGGGACGACATCGCCGTCATCCATGACGGCGTGCGCACCGTCTCTTCAGGCCATGGTTTCTGCGGCATCGGCCGCAAGCGGCTGCTGATCCTGCTGCAGCGCCGCGCCCGCGAACTCGGCGTCAAGCTGATGTTCGAGACTGATATCGCCGACCCCCGCCCCTATATGGAAACGCATGACCTTGTCGTCGCCGCCGACGGACTTAATTCCAGGGCGCGCAACACCTTCGTCGAAATCTTCAAGCCCGACATCGACACGCGCAAATGCAAGTTCGTCTGGCTCGGCACCAATCAGAAATTCGACGACGCCTTCACCTTCATCTTCGAGAAGACGGAGCATGGCTGGGTGTGGGCGCACGCCTACCAGTTCGACAGCGAGACCGCGACCTTCATCGTCGAATGCAGCGAACAGACCTGGGCTGCCTTCGGCTTCGGCGCGATGACGCAGCAGGAATCGATCGCGGTGTGCGAGCGCATCTTCGCCAAGCATCTTGGCGGCCATGCGCTGATGACCAATGCCAACCACATCAGAGGTTCGGCCTGGATCAATTTCCCGCGCGTGCTGTGCGAGCGCTGGTCCTACAAGAACCTGGCGCTGATGGGCGATGCGGCGGCATCGGCGCATTTTTCGATCGGCTCCGGCACCAAGCTCGCTTTGGAGAGCGCGGTGGCACTGGCCGAGTATGTCGAGACCGAGCCGGATCTCGACGCCGCCTTCCGCAAATATGAGGATGCCCGCCGCACCGAGGTGCTGAAGCTGCAATCGGCGGCGCGCAATTCGCTGGAATGGTTCGAGGAGGTCGAGCGCTATCTCGGCCTCGACCCGGTGCAGTTCAACTATTCGCTGCTGACGCGCTCGCAGCGCATCAGCCACGAGAATTTGCGGCTGCGCGATGCCGAGTGGCTGGGCGGCGCCGAAGAATGGTTCCAGCGCCAGGCGGGCGCCGGCGGCAACAGGCTGCGCCGTGCGCCGATGTTCGCGCCGTTCAAGCTGCGCGACATGAAGCTCAACAACCGCGTCGTCGTCTCGCCGATGGCGCAGTACAAGGCCGTCGACGGCTGTCCGACCGACTGGCATTTCACCCACTATGCCGAGCGCGCCAAGGGCGGCGCCGGCCTTGTCTATATCGAGATGACCTGCGTCAGTCCGGAAGGCCGCATCACGCCCGGCTGTCCGGGTTTCTACGCGCCCAAACACGAGGTGGCGTGGAAGCGGCTGGTCGATTTCGTCCACGCCGAGACCGAGGCCAAGATCTGCGCCCAGATCGGCCATTCCGGCGCCAAGGGTTCGACCCGGCTCGGCTGGGAAGGCACCGACGTGCCGCTGGCCTCGGGCAACTGGCCTGTGATGGCGGCATCGGCCGTCGCATGGTCGCCGCAGAATCAGGTGCCGAAGGCGATGGACCGCGCCGACATGGATCTGGTGCGCGACCAGTTCGTGGCCTCGGCCAAGATGGCTGACCGCTGCGGCTTCGACATGCTCGAGATCCACGCCGCGCACGGTTATCTCCTGTCGTCCTTCATCACGCCGGTCACCAACCGGCGCACGGATGAGTATGGCGGTTCGCTGGAAAACCGCATGCGCTATCCCCTCGAAATCTTCCGCGCCGTGCGTGCCGCCTGGCCGGTGGGGAAGCCGATCTCGATGCGCATTTCGGCCAATGACTGGGTCGGCATCGAAGGCGTCACACCCGCCGACGCGGTCGAGATCGCGCGGCTGCTGCACGAAGCCGGCGTCGACATATGCGACGTCTCGGCCGGGCAGACATCGGCGCTGGCGAAGCCGGTCTATGGCCGCATGTTCCAGACGCCGTTTTCCGACCGCATCCGCAATGAGGTCGGCATGGCGACGATGGCGGTCGGCAACATCTATGAGCCGGACCATGTCAATTCGATCCTGATGGCCGGCCGTGCCGATCTGGTGGCGCTGGCGCGGCCGCACCTTGCCGACCCCTATTGGACGCTGCATGCGGCGGTGACGCTTGGCGACCGCGGCGTGAAATGGCCGGATCCCTATTTGCCCGGGCGCGACCAGATCTACCGGCTGGCCGAGCGCGATGCCGCCGCGGGGCTGAAAGTATGA
- a CDS encoding VOC family protein produces MKTILRNATLAAAVLGSAGMASADSIPGMRGHDHTGITVPDMKQAVDFFTEVVGCKKAMSFGPFADDKGTFMQDVLGVDPKAVIEQITMVRCGYGSNIELFKYTAPDQKDLTPKNSDIGGFHIAFYVDDVAAAKAYLDGKGVKTRMGPLPVKEGPAGGQTILYFQAPWGLQLEAISYPDGMAYEKGAETVLWSPKNPEK; encoded by the coding sequence ATGAAGACGATACTTCGAAATGCAACGCTCGCCGCCGCTGTCCTTGGCAGCGCCGGCATGGCCTCGGCGGATTCGATCCCCGGCATGCGCGGCCATGATCATACCGGCATCACCGTTCCCGACATGAAGCAGGCGGTCGACTTCTTCACCGAAGTGGTCGGTTGCAAGAAGGCGATGTCGTTCGGTCCGTTCGCCGACGACAAGGGCACTTTCATGCAGGATGTGCTGGGTGTCGACCCGAAGGCCGTGATCGAGCAGATCACCATGGTCCGCTGCGGCTATGGATCGAACATCGAGCTGTTCAAATACACCGCGCCCGATCAGAAGGATCTGACGCCGAAGAACAGCGACATTGGCGGCTTCCACATCGCCTTCTATGTCGACGACGTCGCCGCCGCCAAAGCCTATCTCGACGGCAAGGGCGTCAAGACGCGGATGGGACCACTGCCGGTCAAGGAAGGCCCCGCCGGCGGCCAGACCATTCTCTATTTCCAGGCGCCCTGGGGATTGCAGCTGGAAGCAATCAGCTATCCCGACGGCATGGCCTATGAGAAGGGTGCCGAGACGGTGCTGTGGAGCCCGAAGAACCCGGAAAAGTAA
- a CDS encoding MarR family winged helix-turn-helix transcriptional regulator has product MVAGPLPAPSGPGKDRLRLWIRLLRASRTIEAELRERLKKEFDTTLPRFDVMAALYRVPEGMLMSDLSRFLLVSNGNVTGIVDRLVSEGLVARARRNGDRRTSMVRLTEEGTKSFATIAAAHEGWIGELLGKVSEEDARRLTGMLTSFRSNWEGRE; this is encoded by the coding sequence ATGGTAGCCGGCCCCCTGCCCGCACCGTCGGGACCCGGCAAGGACAGGCTGCGCCTGTGGATCAGGCTGCTGCGCGCCTCGCGTACGATCGAGGCCGAACTGCGCGAGCGCCTGAAGAAGGAATTCGATACGACGCTGCCGCGCTTCGACGTGATGGCCGCACTCTACCGCGTGCCGGAAGGCATGCTGATGAGCGACCTGTCGCGCTTCCTGCTGGTCTCCAACGGCAATGTCACCGGCATTGTCGACCGGCTGGTTTCGGAAGGGCTGGTTGCCCGCGCGCGCCGCAATGGCGACCGCCGCACGTCCATGGTGCGGCTGACGGAGGAAGGCACCAAATCCTTCGCCACCATCGCTGCCGCGCATGAGGGCTGGATCGGCGAATTGCTGGGCAAGGTCAGCGAGGAGGATGCCCGCCGGCTGACCGGCATGCTGACCTCGTTCCGCAGCAACTGGGAGGGACGCGAATGA
- a CDS encoding ABC transporter permease has protein sequence MRCSIRGCAMDRASRRGLNPRLWLAGGWLLLALLAAIFAPLVAPQDPLAQDLMLERLPPFWLDGAEPGYWLGTDSLGRDLLSRLIFGGRIAFIVAFAAAIAACLVGSTLGLIAGYFGGWADRIISRIVDIWMAFPPVLFAILLVAVLGTGLSSVILAIAIIDWTRFCRVIRAEAMGQSRMDYVENARIAGYGRIGIMLREVLPNVVPSIVALLSLEMGIAVIVEAILSFVNLSISTDDPTWGGIIAEGRLSIHQAWWVLVFPLITLILTVLSFSQFGEALKARFDPVLR, from the coding sequence ATGCGCTGCTCAATCCGAGGCTGCGCCATGGATAGGGCCTCGAGACGCGGACTGAATCCCAGGCTGTGGCTCGCCGGCGGTTGGCTGCTGCTGGCCCTGCTGGCGGCGATCTTCGCGCCGCTGGTCGCGCCGCAGGACCCGCTGGCGCAGGATCTGATGCTGGAGCGGCTGCCGCCCTTCTGGCTCGATGGCGCCGAGCCCGGCTATTGGCTGGGCACCGACAGTCTTGGCCGCGATCTCTTGTCCCGGCTGATCTTCGGCGGCCGCATCGCCTTCATCGTCGCCTTCGCCGCGGCGATCGCCGCCTGCCTCGTCGGTTCGACGCTCGGGCTGATAGCCGGCTATTTCGGCGGCTGGGCCGATCGCATCATTTCGCGCATCGTCGACATCTGGATGGCGTTTCCGCCAGTACTGTTCGCCATCCTGCTGGTGGCCGTGCTCGGCACCGGCCTCAGCTCCGTCATCCTGGCGATCGCGATCATCGACTGGACGCGCTTCTGCCGGGTGATCCGCGCCGAGGCGATGGGCCAGTCGCGCATGGACTATGTCGAAAACGCCCGCATCGCCGGCTATGGCCGCATCGGCATCATGCTGCGCGAAGTGCTGCCCAACGTCGTGCCGTCGATCGTGGCGCTGCTGTCGCTGGAAATGGGCATAGCCGTCATCGTCGAGGCGATCCTGTCCTTCGTCAATCTGTCGATCTCGACCGACGATCCGACCTGGGGCGGCATCATCGCCGAGGGCCGGCTGTCGATCCACCAGGCCTGGTGGGTGCTGGTGTTTCCGCTGATCACGCTGATCCTCACCGTGCTGTCGTTCAGCCAGTTCGGCGAAGCGCTGAAGGCGCGTTTCGACCCGGTGCTGCGATGA
- a CDS encoding ABC transporter permease, with product MLLQRFLIRLLTMLITLFGVAVVVFVVIRVAPGDPIAMMLPPGATDDDIARLRALYGLDKTIVQQFFIWLSGVVRGDFGTSISLRQDVLGLVFNRLPATLELAIVALIMAVLLGGTTAVLGARERGTAVEAGIDIASGAALSIPDFLWGLVLILLFGVLVPIFDISGRVSPQLDLPFVTQFYFFESLLRLRFDLTWDLLKHMLMPAVALALPLAAIISQLLKQSLKEVLDLDYVVLARVKGFSETQVILREALKNAALPTLTLVGVQFTFLIGGTVIVERLFSYEGLGNMAIDAVINRDLPLIQGIVLVFALLFVLINLTVDMMYALLNPRLRHG from the coding sequence ATGCTCCTGCAAAGATTCCTGATCCGCCTTCTGACGATGCTGATCACGCTGTTCGGCGTGGCCGTCGTCGTCTTCGTCGTGATCCGCGTCGCGCCGGGCGATCCGATCGCCATGATGCTGCCGCCTGGTGCGACGGATGACGACATTGCCCGCCTGCGCGCGCTCTACGGGCTCGACAAGACCATCGTGCAGCAATTCTTCATCTGGCTGTCCGGCGTCGTCAGGGGCGATTTCGGCACCTCGATTTCGCTGCGGCAAGACGTGCTCGGCCTCGTCTTCAACCGGCTGCCGGCGACGCTGGAACTCGCCATCGTCGCGCTGATCATGGCGGTGCTGCTTGGCGGCACGACGGCCGTTCTCGGCGCGCGCGAACGCGGCACAGCGGTGGAAGCCGGCATCGACATCGCCAGCGGTGCAGCACTCTCCATTCCCGATTTCCTGTGGGGCCTGGTGCTGATCCTTCTGTTCGGCGTGCTGGTGCCGATCTTCGACATTTCCGGCCGCGTATCGCCGCAGCTCGACCTGCCCTTCGTCACCCAGTTCTATTTCTTCGAAAGCCTGCTTCGGCTGCGCTTCGACCTGACCTGGGACCTGTTGAAACACATGCTGATGCCGGCTGTGGCACTGGCGCTGCCGCTGGCGGCGATCATCTCGCAGCTGTTGAAACAGTCGCTGAAGGAGGTGCTCGACCTCGACTATGTCGTGCTGGCGCGGGTGAAAGGGTTTTCCGAGACGCAGGTCATCCTGCGCGAGGCGTTGAAGAACGCGGCACTGCCGACGCTGACGCTGGTCGGCGTGCAGTTCACTTTCCTCATCGGCGGCACCGTCATCGTCGAGCGGCTGTTCTCCTATGAAGGCCTCGGCAACATGGCGATCGATGCCGTCATCAACCGCGACCTGCCGCTGATCCAGGGCATCGTGCTGGTCTTCGCGCTGCTGTTCGTGCTGATCAACCTCACCGTCGACATGATGTATGCGCTGCTCAATCCGAGGCTGCGCCATGGATAG
- a CDS encoding SDR family NAD(P)-dependent oxidoreductase, giving the protein MTAPTAISGKHALVTGGGSGVGRAIALALAKAGVNVTICGRREAELAKVASENDRIFGVAADVTNEASMASLYETAQAARGAFDIVIANAGMAGSTPAHKTTLADWQKTLDVNLTGAFLTVKPALAGMAARKAGRIVFIASTAGLKGYAYVAPYVAAKHGVVGLMRALAAETAKSGVTVNAVCPGFVETDMLEESIQRIVEKTGRSAGEARASLASTNPQGRFIQPQEVAAAVLWLCGDAAASITGQAISISGGETW; this is encoded by the coding sequence ATGACGGCCCCAACAGCGATTTCAGGCAAGCATGCGCTGGTCACCGGCGGCGGCTCCGGGGTCGGCCGGGCCATCGCGCTGGCGCTGGCCAAGGCTGGCGTCAACGTGACCATATGCGGCCGGCGCGAGGCGGAACTCGCCAAAGTGGCCAGCGAAAACGACCGCATTTTCGGCGTCGCCGCCGATGTCACCAATGAGGCGTCCATGGCCTCGCTCTACGAGACAGCGCAAGCCGCGCGCGGGGCCTTCGACATCGTCATTGCCAATGCTGGCATGGCCGGCAGCACGCCGGCGCACAAGACCACGCTCGCCGACTGGCAAAAGACGCTCGACGTCAATTTGACCGGTGCCTTCCTGACGGTGAAACCGGCGCTTGCCGGCATGGCCGCGCGCAAGGCGGGACGGATCGTGTTCATCGCCTCCACGGCCGGCTTGAAAGGTTATGCCTATGTCGCGCCTTACGTGGCGGCCAAGCATGGCGTCGTCGGGCTGATGCGGGCGCTGGCGGCGGAGACGGCGAAATCAGGCGTCACCGTCAACGCGGTGTGCCCGGGCTTCGTCGAGACCGACATGCTGGAAGAGTCCATCCAGCGCATTGTCGAAAAAACCGGCCGCTCGGCCGGCGAGGCACGCGCCAGCCTTGCCTCGACCAATCCGCAAGGCCGCTTCATCCAGCCGCAGGAAGTCGCCGCCGCCGTGCTGTGGCTGTGCGGCGATGCGGCGGCATCGATCACCGGACAGGCAATTTCCATCTCAGGAGGCGAGACATGGTAG
- a CDS encoding enoyl-CoA hydratase family protein, with translation MTAMANLKPKHFLWEVEGRIAKIRLDRPERKNPLTFDSYAELRDTFRDLVYADDVDAVVFLSNGGNFCSGGDVHDIIGPLVKMDMKQLLAFTRMTGDFVKAMLNCGKPIIAAVDGVAVGAGAIIAMSSDIRIATPEAKTAFLFTRVGLAGCDMGACAILPRIIGQGRAAELLYTGRTMTAAEGERWGFYNRLVDAASLEADALDMAARIVSGPTFAHGITKTQLNQEWSMGLDQAIEAEAQAQAICMQTRDFERAYKAFVAKEKPVFEGN, from the coding sequence ATGACCGCGATGGCCAACCTCAAGCCGAAGCATTTCCTGTGGGAGGTCGAGGGCAGGATCGCCAAGATCCGGCTCGATCGGCCGGAGCGCAAGAACCCGCTGACTTTCGACAGCTATGCGGAACTCCGCGACACGTTCCGCGACCTCGTCTACGCCGACGATGTCGATGCCGTGGTGTTCCTCTCCAATGGCGGCAATTTCTGCTCCGGCGGCGATGTCCACGACATTATCGGTCCGCTGGTCAAGATGGACATGAAGCAGCTTTTGGCCTTCACCCGCATGACCGGCGATTTCGTCAAGGCGATGCTCAACTGCGGCAAGCCGATTATCGCCGCTGTCGACGGCGTGGCGGTCGGGGCCGGCGCCATCATCGCCATGAGCTCCGACATTCGCATCGCCACGCCGGAGGCCAAGACCGCCTTCCTGTTCACCCGCGTCGGCCTCGCCGGCTGCGACATGGGCGCCTGCGCGATCCTGCCGCGCATCATCGGCCAGGGCCGCGCCGCCGAACTGCTCTACACCGGCCGCACCATGACGGCCGCCGAGGGCGAGCGCTGGGGCTTTTACAACCGGCTGGTCGATGCCGCCTCGCTCGAGGCCGACGCACTCGACATGGCGGCGCGCATCGTCTCCGGCCCGACCTTCGCTCACGGCATCACCAAGACGCAGCTCAACCAGGAATGGTCGATGGGCCTTGACCAGGCGATCGAGGCGGAAGCGCAGGCTCAAGCGATCTGCATGCAGACGCGCGATTTCGAGCGCGCCTACAAGGCGTTCGTGGCCAAGGAAAAGCCGGTGTTCGAGGGGAATTGA
- a CDS encoding ATP-binding cassette domain-containing protein, giving the protein MVEPLFSVRGLKVALPDMTRKPLIGRAPLAEILKGLDFDLPRGSVTGIVGESGSGKSTLGRALVRLLEPSAGSISFEGRDITHLPEAELRPLRRDLQMIFQDPMSSLNPRRTIASIIAAPLKQNGLGDNLRDRVAEALKRVGLPQSFASRYRHELSGGQRQRVGIARALALSPKFVLADEIVSGLDVSTQAQILTLLEKLAAEMGLTVAFISHDLSVIRRLCRQVIVMREGVIVEASATDALFDNPREAYTRDLIAAIPLPEIDAGWLDMPSAAKPPA; this is encoded by the coding sequence ATGGTTGAGCCGCTGTTTTCCGTGCGCGGGCTGAAGGTCGCGCTGCCCGACATGACCCGCAAGCCGCTGATCGGCCGTGCGCCTCTAGCCGAAATTCTGAAAGGCCTCGACTTCGATCTGCCGAGGGGCTCGGTGACCGGCATTGTCGGCGAATCCGGGTCCGGCAAGTCGACGCTCGGCCGCGCGCTGGTCAGGCTGCTCGAGCCGAGCGCCGGCAGCATCAGCTTCGAGGGCCGCGACATCACCCATCTGCCGGAGGCGGAGCTGCGGCCGCTGCGCCGTGACCTGCAGATGATCTTCCAGGACCCGATGTCGTCGCTCAATCCGCGCCGCACCATCGCCAGCATCATCGCCGCGCCGCTCAAGCAGAACGGGCTTGGCGACAATCTCAGGGACCGTGTTGCAGAGGCGTTGAAGCGGGTCGGTTTGCCGCAGAGTTTCGCCAGCCGTTACCGCCACGAACTGTCGGGCGGACAGCGCCAGCGCGTCGGCATTGCCCGCGCGCTCGCGCTATCGCCGAAATTCGTGCTGGCCGACGAGATCGTCTCCGGCCTCGACGTGTCGACGCAGGCGCAGATCCTCACTTTGCTGGAAAAGCTCGCGGCGGAGATGGGCCTGACCGTCGCTTTCATCAGTCACGATCTGTCGGTTATCCGGCGGCTGTGCCGGCAAGTCATCGTCATGCGCGAAGGCGTGATCGTCGAAGCCAGTGCCACCGACGCCTTGTTCGACAATCCCCGAGAGGCCTACACGCGCGACCTCATCGCAGCCATTCCGCTGCCCGAAATCGACGCCGGCTGGCTGGACATGCCTTCGGCGGCCAAGCCGCCAGCGTGA
- a CDS encoding RidA family protein, which produces MHEILQPEGWAKPVGYANGVAARGRLIFVGGQVGWNGQCQFETDDFVGQVKQTLQNIVAVLAEAGAEPQHITSMTWYFTDKAEYLANLRGIGEAYREVIGRHFPAMAAMQVMALVEDRAKVEIQATAVIPDELVRPE; this is translated from the coding sequence ATGCATGAGATTTTGCAGCCGGAAGGCTGGGCCAAACCGGTCGGCTACGCCAATGGCGTCGCGGCGCGCGGGCGGCTCATCTTCGTTGGTGGACAGGTCGGCTGGAACGGGCAATGCCAGTTCGAGACCGACGATTTTGTTGGCCAGGTAAAACAGACGCTGCAAAACATCGTGGCGGTGCTGGCCGAGGCGGGCGCCGAGCCGCAGCACATCACCTCGATGACCTGGTATTTCACCGACAAGGCCGAGTACCTCGCCAACCTCAGAGGAATCGGCGAGGCCTATCGCGAGGTGATCGGCCGGCATTTCCCGGCAATGGCCGCCATGCAGGTGATGGCCCTGGTCGAGGATCGCGCCAAGGTGGAGATCCAGGCCACCGCCGTCATTCCTGACGAACTCGTTCGTCCGGAATAA
- a CDS encoding ABC transporter ATP-binding protein, which produces MSACLDIANLSAVLPNGQRVLRSVSLSVQPGEVRALVGESGAGKTMIGKAVLGVLPSSVRIVEGDMKLEGEDLGKLQPKARRTLIGARTALIPQDPLTALNPSRRIGPQMTDRLVRILGWSGEKADQRVRQLLDEVQIRDPDRVLKCYPHELSGGMRQRVLIAAAFAAEPRLIVADEPTTALDVTVQKQILRLIAALQREHGTAILFVTHDLGVVAKISQEVSVLYAGKVVEEADTAALFASPQHPYTRALMAATPRYTDPFASLKPVDEAVLAGLAAEIAAADEAWRRPHG; this is translated from the coding sequence ATGAGCGCCTGTCTCGACATCGCCAATCTGAGCGCCGTGCTGCCGAACGGCCAGCGCGTGCTGCGCTCGGTGTCGCTCTCCGTCCAGCCCGGCGAGGTGCGCGCGCTGGTCGGCGAGAGCGGCGCCGGCAAGACGATGATAGGCAAGGCGGTGCTCGGCGTGCTGCCGTCGAGTGTGCGCATCGTCGAAGGCGACATGAAGCTCGAAGGCGAAGACCTCGGCAAGTTGCAGCCCAAGGCCCGGCGTACGCTGATCGGCGCGCGTACGGCGCTGATCCCGCAGGATCCGCTGACCGCGCTCAACCCGTCGCGCCGCATCGGCCCGCAGATGACCGACCGGCTGGTGCGCATTCTGGGCTGGAGCGGCGAGAAGGCGGATCAACGTGTCCGGCAATTGCTTGACGAGGTGCAGATCCGCGATCCCGATCGCGTGCTGAAATGCTATCCGCATGAGCTCTCCGGCGGGATGCGCCAGCGCGTGCTGATCGCCGCCGCCTTCGCCGCCGAGCCCCGGCTGATCGTCGCCGACGAGCCGACCACGGCGCTCGACGTCACCGTGCAGAAGCAGATCCTGCGCCTGATCGCCGCGTTGCAGCGCGAGCACGGCACGGCGATCCTGTTCGTCACCCATGATCTCGGCGTCGTCGCCAAGATCAGCCAGGAGGTCTCGGTGCTCTACGCCGGCAAGGTGGTGGAGGAAGCCGACACGGCGGCGCTCTTCGCCTCGCCACAACACCCCTACACACGGGCGCTGATGGCGGCGACGCCGCGCTACACCGATCCCTTCGCTTCGCTGAAGCCGGTGGACGAGGCGGTGCTGGCCGGGCTTGCCGCCGAGATCGCAGCAGCAGACGAGGCATGGAGGCGGCCGCATGGTTGA